One Qipengyuania aurantiaca genomic region harbors:
- the rpsB gene encoding 30S ribosomal protein S2, whose product MAAPTVTMQQLIEAGAHFGHQTHRWNPRMKPYIFGARNGIHIIDLSQSVPLFARALDFIGQTARSGGKVLFVGTKRQAQDPIREAALASGQHFVNHRWLGGMLTNWKTISGSIKELKTLEETLSGDTSGLTKKEVLNLTRKRDKLELSLGGIRNMGGIPDVMFVIDANKEDLAIKEANVLGIPVVAVLDTNVDPNGIAFPIPGNDDAARAIKLYCDAVAEAARSGKGEGVTDSGADVGAMENPPEEAAA is encoded by the coding sequence ATGGCGGCTCCTACCGTCACCATGCAGCAACTGATCGAGGCCGGCGCACACTTCGGCCACCAGACCCACCGTTGGAACCCGCGCATGAAGCCGTACATCTTCGGCGCGCGCAACGGCATCCACATCATCGACCTGTCGCAGTCCGTGCCGCTTTTCGCGCGCGCTCTCGACTTCATCGGCCAGACCGCGCGTTCGGGCGGTAAGGTCCTGTTCGTCGGCACCAAGCGCCAGGCGCAGGACCCGATCCGCGAAGCCGCGCTCGCTTCGGGGCAGCACTTCGTCAACCACCGCTGGCTGGGCGGCATGCTCACCAACTGGAAGACGATCTCGGGCTCCATCAAGGAACTCAAAACGCTGGAAGAAACGCTCTCGGGCGACACCAGCGGCCTGACCAAGAAGGAAGTGCTGAACCTCACGCGCAAGCGCGACAAGCTCGAGCTTTCGCTCGGCGGCATCCGCAACATGGGCGGCATTCCGGACGTGATGTTCGTGATCGACGCCAACAAGGAAGACCTCGCCATCAAGGAAGCCAACGTGCTTGGCATCCCCGTGGTCGCCGTGCTCGACACCAATGTCGATCCGAACGGCATCGCCTTCCCGATCCCGGGCAACGACGACGCTGCCCGCGCCATCAAGCTCTATTGCGACGCGGTTGCCGAAGCAGCTCGTTCGGGCAAGGGCGAAGGCGTGACCGATTCGGGTGCCGACGTCGGCGCGATGGAAAATCCGCCGGAAGAAGCTGCGGCCTGA
- the tsf gene encoding translation elongation factor Ts, with the protein MAAFTAADVKALREKTGAGMMDAKKALEAANGDIEAAVDALRAKGLATAQKKSSRTAAEGLVGIAVEATRGVAVEVNSETDFVAKNDQFQDFVRKTTQVALTTDGDDVEALKAAGYPDGGSVAEKLTNNVATIGENQQIRRIKTVSVTNGVIVPYMHNAVAPDLGKIGVLVALESEGDKAKLEELGKKLGMHIAAAFPQALTADGLDADVIERERAIAKEKAAESGKPENVQEKMVEGAVNKYAKENALLSQVYVIDNKTPIAQVVEQAAKDVGAKVELVDYVRFQLGEGIEKEESDFAAEVAAAVGG; encoded by the coding sequence ATGGCTGCATTCACTGCCGCTGACGTGAAGGCCCTGCGCGAGAAGACCGGCGCGGGCATGATGGACGCCAAGAAGGCTCTCGAAGCTGCGAACGGCGATATCGAAGCCGCTGTCGACGCCCTGCGCGCCAAGGGGCTCGCCACCGCCCAGAAGAAGTCGAGCCGTACCGCGGCCGAAGGTCTCGTCGGCATCGCCGTCGAGGCTACCCGTGGCGTTGCCGTCGAAGTGAACTCGGAAACCGACTTCGTTGCGAAGAACGACCAGTTCCAGGACTTCGTTCGCAAGACCACTCAGGTCGCGCTCACCACCGACGGTGACGATGTCGAAGCCCTCAAGGCTGCCGGCTATCCCGACGGCGGTTCGGTCGCCGAAAAGCTGACCAACAATGTCGCCACCATCGGCGAGAACCAGCAGATCCGCCGCATCAAGACCGTTTCGGTCACCAACGGCGTGATCGTGCCCTACATGCACAACGCGGTCGCCCCCGACCTCGGCAAGATCGGCGTCCTCGTCGCTCTCGAAAGCGAAGGCGACAAGGCCAAGCTGGAAGAGCTGGGCAAGAAGCTCGGCATGCACATCGCCGCCGCTTTCCCCCAGGCCCTGACCGCTGACGGCCTCGACGCCGACGTGATCGAGCGTGAACGCGCGATCGCCAAGGAAAAGGCTGCCGAAAGCGGCAAGCCCGAAAACGTCCAGGAAAAGATGGTCGAAGGCGCGGTCAACAAATACGCCAAGGAAAACGCCCTCCTCAGCCAGGTTTATGTCATCGACAACAAGACCCCGATCGCACAGGTCGTGGAACAGGCTGCCAAGGACGTCGGCGCCAAGGTCGAACTGGTGGACTATGTCCGCTTCCAGCTCGGCGAAGGCATCGAGAAGGAAGAGAGCGACTTCGCAGCCGAAGTCGCCGCTGCCGTCGGCGGCTAA